DNA from Krasilnikovia cinnamomea:
GGATCCGTTCCCGGGGCAGGTCCCCGTGCGAGTGCAGGAACTGCGCCGACACCAGGTCGTAGGCCCCCTCCGGTAGCCCGGCGGCCAGATCGCGGTGCTCGAACGTGACCCGATCGGCCACCCCGGCCGCCGCGGCGTGCTCCGCCGCCCGGGCCAGCGCCACCCGGGAGATGTCCACCGCGGTCACCCGCCAGCCGTGCCCGGCCAGCCAGATCGCGTCCCCGCCCTCACCGCAGCCCAGGTCCAGGACGGTGCCCGGGGTCAGGTCGGCAACCTCGCGCACCAGCGCGTCGTTGGGCCGGCCGCTCCACACCCGGTCGCTGCCGGAGTACCGGTCGTCCCACATCTTCTCGTCGCTCACCAAGGCAGCGTGCGCCGTCGCGGCCGGTACGCCAACCTGCCGTGCCGAACCGGCAAAAGCGAAGTCCGGCCGCCGACCCGTGCGGGTCGACGGCCGGGACCGGGGGTTCTCGGTTCAGAGCTTGAAGCGGCCGACCGCCGACTGCAGCGCCGTACCCGCGGACTTGAGCTCCTGGGCGACCACGCCGGTCTCCTCCATGGTGGCCGTCGCGCTCGTCCGGGTCTGCGCGATGACGGCCATGGCCTCGGCGATCTCGCCGGCCCGGGCGCTCGCCGCGACGATGCTGCCGGTCATCATCCCGGCGGTGGCGTGCTGCTGCTCGACCGCGCTGGCGATGGTCGTCTGGTAGCCGTTGACCCGGTCGATGACCTCACCGATCTCGGTGATCGAGGAGACCACGCCGGACGTGTCGGCCTGGATGGTGCCGACCCGGGCGGTGATGTCCTCGGTGGCCTTGGCGGTCTCCTGAGCCAGGTCCTTGACCTCGCTGGCGACGACCGCGAAGCCCTTGCCCATCTCACCGGCGCGGGCGGCCTCGATGGTGGCGTTCAGGGCCAGCAGGTTGGTCTGCTCCGCGATCGAGGTGATGACCTGCACGACGTCGCCGATCTGCGCGGACGACTCGCCGAGCTTGGTCATGATGCGGCTGGCGTCGACCTGGGCCGCCATCGCGGCGGCGGCGACCGTGACGGCCTCCGAGGCGCTGCGGGAGATCTCCTGGATGCTGGCGCCCATCTCCTCGGAGCCCGACGCGAGCGTCGAGATGTTCTCCGACACCTCCTGCGAGGCGCGCAGGATGTCGCCGGACGCCTGCACCGAGCTCTGCGCCCCGGTGACCAGCTCGTTGACCAGGTCACCGAGCCGCACCGCGGCGGTCGAGAGCCGGGTCGTCTCGGCGCCCGCCTCACGGACCACCCCGGCGAACGCGTCCAGGACCCCGTTGACCGCGGCCGTGGCGCGTGCGGCCTCGCCACGGCCCCGCAGCTCGGCACGGACGGCGAGGTCGCCGGCCACCGCCCGCTCCAGGACCTCCGCGGTGTGGGCGAGCGCGGCCCGCCGCTGCCGGTCACCGCGGACGACCACGGCGAGGCCGATGAGGGCGAGAGCCGCCACCGTGGCGAGCAACGAGACAGCCATGAGGACACTCCCGACTTCGCGGCCGGCACCACCCTGTGGCCGACTCCGGGTTATCCATCGGTTGCGGCGGGGTCACGCTTGAGCGTTTTCCCGCCCTGGATCAACGGCTGGATCAGTCGTCGAAATCCACGATCACCTTGGCCGACGTCGGGGTGGACTGGCAGGTCAACACGTACCCGGCGGCGACCTCCGCGGGCTCCAGCGCGAAGTTGCGCCGCATCCGCACGTCGCCCTCGACCACCCGGGCGCGGCAGGTGCCGCACACCCCGCCCTTGCAGGCGAACGGCAGGTCCGGCCGGGACCGCTGGGCGCCCTCCAGGATCGTGGCGTCCTCGGCCACCGTCACCGTGGTGGAGCGGCCGTCCAGCACGACCGTGACCTCGCTGCTGGGGCCGGCGACGGTGGATTCGCCGCGCACCGGCTCCGGGGGCGCCTCGTCCACCCAGAACAACTCCCGGTGGACCTGCTCCGACGCCACCCCGAACTCGCCGAGCACGTGCTGGGCGTCCGCGACCAGGCCGAACGGCCCGCACAGCCACCAGTGGTCCACCCCCGCCACGTCGATGAGCAGGGGCAGCAGCGTACGCAGCTTCGCCGCGTCCAGCCGCCCGCTCAGCAACTCCACCTCGCGGGCCTCGCGCGACAGCAGGTGGATCAGCTCCAGCCGGGACGGGTGGGCGTCCTTCAGGTCGGCCAGTTCCTCGGCGAACATCACCGTCTCGGCCCGGCGGTTGCCGTACAGGATGCTGACCTGGGCGTCGGAGTGGCTCAGCAGCGACGCCGCGATGGACAGCAGCGGGGTGATGCCGGAGCCGGCACCGATCAGCACGTGCCGGCCGCCGGCCTCGACGTCCGGGGTGAAGGTGCCCGAGGGCCCGGCGACCTCCACCTCGTCGCCCGGGCGCACCTCGTGCACCAGCCAGTGGGACACCAGGCCGCCGGGCACCTCCCGCACCCCGATGCGCGGCGCGGCGCCGACCGGGGCGCAGATCGAGTACGTGCGGCGCTCGTCGGCGCCCCCGACCGCGTGGCGGACGGTCAGCGACTGCCCGGGCCGGAACGTGTACGCGTCAGCCAGCTCGGGCGGCACGTCGAAGGTGACCGCCACCGCGTCGGCGCAGAGCCGCTCCACGGCCGCCACCCGCAGCCGGTGGAAATCGCCAGCGGCCACGTCAGATCTCCTTCACGTGCTCGAACGGTTCCCGGCAGGCGGGGCAGCGGCGCAGTTCGCGGCAGGCGGTCGCGCTGAACGCGGACACCTGCTCGGTGGACGTGTGCCCGCACCGGGGGCACGGCACCGCCCCGGGACGGGAGCCCAGCACCAGTGGCACCGGACCGCTGGAGCGCCGGGGCGCGGGGCCGGGCGGCGCGATCCCGGCGGCGGCGAGCTTGGCCCGGCCCGCCTCGGTGATCCAGTCGGTGGTCCAGGCCGGCGTCAGCACCGTGCGCACCTCGACGTCGGCGAACCCGGCGTCGCGCAGTGCGGCCCGCAGGTCGGCGTGGATCGCCTCCATCGCCGGACACCCCGAATAGGTGGGGGTGACGGTCACCAGGACCTGGCCGCCCACCTCTTCGACGCCGCGCAGGATGCCGAGGTCGGCCAGGGTCAGCTGGGGCAGCTCCGGGTCGGTCACCGTGGCCGCCACGGCCGCGGCGGTGACCGTCGGGGCGCTCACCAGGCACCCCCGGGCACGGATCGGGCCAGCGCCTGCATCTCGTCGAGAATCTCGGCCAGCGCCGGTGTGTGCTCGCCGTGCCGCCCGGCAGCCCCGGAGTAGACGGCCCCGCCCGGCGCGGCGGCCACGCCGGCCGGCGCCGTCGGGACGGTGCCGGTCAGCGTCGCCGCGGTCAGCACCTGGGTGAGGACCGCGTCGAACTCGCCGCGCAGCCCCGCCGGGTCGACCGCGAGACCGTCCGCCGCCAGGTCCGACTCGACCGGGTGCGGCCGGAACAGCTCACCGGTCAGCGGCGCCACCGCGTCGGCGGCGGCCCGCATGCGCTCGTGCGACAGCGCCGTGCCGTCGCCGAGCCGCACCACCCACTGCGCCGCCCACTCGCGGTGATAGGTCAGCTCCTTCACGCCCTTGGCGGCGATCGCGGCCAGCATGGGGTCACGGGTGGCGGCCAGCCGGTCGAACAGCGCCAGCCGCCACGTCGCGAACACCAGCAACCGCGCGACCAGGTGGGCGAAGTCGTCGTCCGCCCGCTCGGCCAGGCACACGTTGCGGAATTCCGGCGCGCCCCGCTGGTACGCCAGCGCGTCCTCGTCGCGCCCCGCCCCTTCCACCTGCCCGGCCCGGGTCAGCAGCAGCCGCGCCTGGCCGAGCAGGTCCAGCCCGATGTTGGCCAGTGCCAGCTCGTCCTCCAGTTCCGGCGCGCGGGTCACCCACTGCTGCAGGCGGTGCGACATGATCAGCGCGTCGTCGCCGAGCATGAGGCAGTACGCGGCCAGCCGCTCCCGGTCAGCGCCGTCGGGCACGGCGGTGTCCACCCCCGACAGCGGGTCGGCGAAGCCCGTCCCGTACGCCCAGCGGGCATCGTCCTCGTGATCGGTGAGCGCCTCGTAGGCGACGTCGAAACCCATGGCGGCCTCAGATGTGCGGTACGGACTCGGGAATGGAGTAGTACGTCGGATGCCGGTACGCCTTGTCCCCGCTGGGCGCGAAGAAGGCCTCCTTCTCCCCCGGCTGGGAGGCGGCCACCTGGTCGGCGCGCACCACCCAGATGCTGACGCCCTCGTTGCGGCGGGTGTACAGGTCCCGGGCGTGGTGCAGGGCCATCTCGTGGTCGGCGGCGCGCAGCGAGCCGACATGCACGTGGTTCAGGCCCCGCTTGGCGCGCACGAACACCTCGAACAGCGGCCACTCGTGCCGGATCTCGTCAGTCATTGCCTGCGCCTCCTCCGCGCTTCGCGGCATGGGCGGCCGCCGCCTCACGAACCCAGGCGCCGTCCTCGTGGGCCTCGCGGCGCCGCGCGATCCGCTGCCGGTTGAGCGGCCCGTCGCCGGAGATCACCCGTTTGAGCTCCGACCAGTCCACCGCGCCGAAGTCGTAGTGCTCCCGCTCGGGATTCCAGCGCAGATCCGGGTCGGGCAGGGTGACGCCGAGCGCCTGCGCCTGCGGCACGGTCATGTCGACGAAGCGCTGCCGCAGCTCGTCGTTGGTGTGCCGCTTGATCTTCCACGCCATCGACTGCGCGGTGTTGGGCGAGTCGGCGTCCGGCGGCCCGAACATCATCAGCGACGGCCACCACCACCGGTCCACCGCGTCCTGCACCATCGCCCGCTGCGCCGCGGTGCCGCCCATCATGGTCAGCAGCAGCTCGTAGCCCTGCCGCTGGTGGAACGACTCCTCCTTGCAGATCCGGATCATGGCCCGCGCGTACGGCCCGTAGGAGCTGCGGCACAGCGGCACCTGGTTGCAGATCGCGGCGCCGTCGACCAGCCAGCCGATGACCCCGACGTCCGCGAAGCTCAGCGTCGGATAGTTGAAGATCGACGAGTATTTCTGCCGGCCCTCGATGAGCCGCACCGTGAGGTCGCCGCGGTCGGCGCCGAGGGTCTCGGCCGCCGAGTACAGGTACAGCCCGTGCCCGGCCTCGTCCTGCACCTTGGCCAGCAGGATCGCCTTGCGCCGCAGCGACGGCGCCCGCGTGATCCACTCCCCCTCGGGCTGCATTCCGATGATCTCGGAGTGCGCGTGCTGCGCGATCTGCCGGATCATCGTCTTGCGGTAGCCGTCCGGCATCCAGTCGCGCGGCTCGACCCGCTGATCCTTCTCGATGGTCTCGGTGAAGACCCGCTCTTGCGCATCGGTCGTCATCGCGCCTCCCCCCAGGTGTAGAAGCCCTGCCCGCTCTTACGGCCGAGTTCGCCACGGGCGACCTTGTCCCGCAACAGTTGCGGCGGCGCGAACCGGTCCCCCAGCTCGCGCTGCAGGTGCTCGGCGATGGCCAGGCGCACGTCGAGGCCGACCAGGTCGGTCGAGCGCAGCGGGCCCATCGGGTGCCGGTAGCCCAGCTCCATGGCCCGGTCGATGGCCTCGGCGGAAGCGACGCCCTCCTGCAGCATCCGGATGGCTTCGAGGCCGAGCAGCACCCCGAGGCGGCTGGTCGCGAAGCCGGGTGAGTCACGGACCACCACCTCGGTCTTGCCGAGGGCACCCACCCAGCCGACCGCGGCGTCGCGGACGGCGTCGGCGGTGCGCGGCCCGACCACGACCTCCACCAGGTCGCTGGCCGGCACGGGGTTGAAGAAGTGCATGCCGACCAGGCGTTCGGGATGGCGCAGACCGTCGGCGAGGCCGCCGATCGACAGCGAGCTGGTGTTGGTGGCCAGCACGGCGTGCTCGCCCACCACCGCCTCGGCGGCGGCCAGCACCCGCGTCTTGAGTGCCGCGTCCTCCGGGACGGCCTCGATGACCAGCTCGGCGGCCGGGGGCACGGCGGCCACCTCGGCCGCCACCTCGACGCGGTCCAGCACGACCGTGGCGTCGTCGGCGAGGCGGCCCCGCTCGGCGGCGCGGCGCAGTCCGGTCGCGATCCGCTCGCGGGCCGCCGCGGCGGCCGCCGGGTCCCGCTCCACGAGCGTGACGGTGGCCCCGGCCGCCGCGAACACCTGGGCGATCCCGGCACCCATCCGGCCGCCGCCGACCACCGCGAGGATCTTCGGTACGGCGTTCACGGCCGCTCTCCCGTCAGGAAGGCGTCCATCCGGGCGCGCTTGTCATCGGATTCGAACAGGATGGCCTGGGCCAGATCGTCGGTGACCGGGTGGGCCCCGGAGGCGTCGGCGACCAGCTTGGTGAGCCGCAGCGCCAGCGGGCCGCTGCGGGCCATCCGGTCGAGCAGGGCGTGCGCGCGCGGGAGCAGCTCCTCGGCGGGCACCACCTCCGCCACCAGCCCCAGCCGGTACGCGTCGTCCGCGGAAAGCCGCCGCCCGGCCAGCAGCACCTGCTTGGCGACCGACGCGCCGAGCAGGTCCCGCAGCCGCCAGCACGCCCCGGCGGCGGCGAGAATCCCCAGCCCCGGCTCCGGATTGCCGAACGTCGCCGAGGGAGACGCCAGCCGCAGGTCGCAGGCGTACGCCAACTCCGCGCCGCCGCCCAGGGCGTACCCGTCGACCGCGGCGAGAGTGGGCATGGGCAGCCGGGCGATCCGGTCGAACAGCCGGCTGTTGATGCCCTGCAGCGCCTGGTCGCGGCCGCGTTCGCGCAGCTCGGCGATGTCCGCACCGGCGGCGAACGTGCCGCCGTGGCCGGTGAGGATCAGCAGCCGGGGCCGCTCCTCCAGGGCGGCGCAGACCTGGTGCAGGTCGCGGACCATCGCGGCGTTGATGGCGTTGCGCGCCTCGGGCCGGTGCAGGGTGACCACGACCCGGTCGGCGAGCTCCTCGACCAGCAGGGTGCCGCCCGGTGACGCTGACGCGGCGTCGTGGGCGGCGGTCGCTCCGGTGGCCGTCATCAGGGCCGCTCCAGCAGCATCGCCACGCCCTGGCCCACGCCCACGCAGAGGGTGGCCAGGGCCCGGCGGGCGTTCTCGCGTTCCATGCGGCCCAGCAGGGTGACCGCCAGCCGGGCACCGGAACAGCCCAGGGGGTGACCGAGCGCGATCGCCCCACCGTCGGCGTTGACCCGGTCCTCGTCGAGCTTGAGGCGACGGATGACGGCGAGGGCCTGCACCGCGAACGCCTCGTTGAGCTCGACCGCGTCGAGGTCACCGACCTGCCAGCCCGCGCGGGCCAGGGCCTGCTCGGTCGCCGGCACCGGGCCCAGGCCCATGAGCTGCGGCGACACGCCGGCGCTGGCCGTGGTGACGACGCGGGCGCGGGGGGTCAGACCGTACCGGCGGACCGCGTCGGCGCTGGCCACCACCACGGCGGCCGCGCCATCGGACAGCGGCGAGGACGTTCCGGCCGTGACCACGCCGCCGGGCCGGAACACCGGGCGCAGGGCGCCGAGGCGCTCCAGGCTGGTGTCGCGGCGCGGGATCTCGTCCGTGCCGAACTCGCCGCCGGTCACCGGCACGGGCACCACCTCGTCGCCGAAGCGGCCCGCGTCGATCGCGGCCACGGCGCGCTGGTGGCTGCGCAGCGCGAACGCGTCGCTGTCCGCGCGGGAGATCCCGTCCAGGGCGGCGACCTCCTCCGCGGTCTCACCCATGCTCAGGGTCACCCGGCGCTGCTCCGGGCCCGCGTCGCCGGGCACCGCCCGGTCCGCCTCCGCGAACCGGGGGTTGGTGAAACGCCAGCCCAGGGACGTGTCGGCGACCTCGCCGGGGCGCGCCCACGGCGTGCCCGGCTTGGCCATCACCCACGGGGCGCGGGTCATCGACTCGACGCCACCGGCCACCACGACGTCCGCGTCACCGGCGCGGACGGCCTGCGCGGCCGCGCCGATCGCGGTCAGGCCGCTGGCGCACAACCGGTTGACCGTGTACGCGGGCACCGCGTCCGGCAGGCCCGCCAGCAGCACCGCCATCCGGGCGACGTTGCGGTTGTCCTCGCCGGCCTGGTTCGCCGCGCCGAGCACCACCTCGTCGAGGGCGTCGACCGGCACCCCGGCGCGCCGCACGGCCGCCCCGACGACGAGGGCGGCCAGGTCGTCGGGGCGCACGCCCGCCAGGGCGCCGCCGTAGCGGCCCTGCGGCGTGCGGACCCCGCCGACCAGGAACGCCTCAGGCATCAGCGGCCTCGACGTGGTGGCGCGACTGCACCGTGAAGAAGCGGCCGGTCACGAAGTACGCGTCCGTCAGCGACGCGGTGGCGGCCGGGTTGGCGCCCGTGCCGTGCAGGTCGCTGAACGCCGCGGTCTGGTTGACGAAGACCCCGCCGGTGAGGTTCTCCGCCAGGTGCACGCCCGCGTCCAGGGCGGCCTCCCGGGCCTGCTCGACGACCTGCGGAGAGGTCGAGTACACCGCGGCGGTCAGCGCGCCGTGCTGGCGCACCGTCTCGGTGAACACCCGCAGGCTGTGCGCGGTGGACTCGGTGGCGATGACGAACGAGACGGGGCCGAACCACTCCCGGGTGTAGATCTTCTCGTCGGCGGCGTCGAGTCGCGCGACCACCGGGGTGCGGATGGTCGCGTTCGGGAACTGCTCGTCGGCGACCGCGGTGGAGGGGTGCACGACCCCGGCGGCGGAGCCCGCCTCGGCGATCCGGGCCAGCACCCCTTCGTTGACGATGGCGCCGAGCGTGCCCGCGGCCCGCTTCGGGTCGCCGAGCAGCTTGTCCAGCGCCGCGGCCAGGTCGGCCGCGAACTCGTCGGGGCTGCGCCGCCCGGCGTCGGTGTCGAAGCCGCCCGCCGGCACGAGGAAGTTCTGCGGGGTGGTGCACATCTGGCCGCTGTAGAGCGACAGCGAGAACGACAGATTGCGCAGCA
Protein-coding regions in this window:
- the paaB gene encoding 1,2-phenylacetyl-CoA epoxidase subunit PaaB codes for the protein MTDEIRHEWPLFEVFVRAKRGLNHVHVGSLRAADHEMALHHARDLYTRRNEGVSIWVVRADQVAASQPGEKEAFFAPSGDKAYRHPTYYSIPESVPHI
- the paaD gene encoding 1,2-phenylacetyl-CoA epoxidase subunit PaaD; translated protein: MSAPTVTAAAVAATVTDPELPQLTLADLGILRGVEEVGGQVLVTVTPTYSGCPAMEAIHADLRAALRDAGFADVEVRTVLTPAWTTDWITEAGRAKLAAAGIAPPGPAPRRSSGPVPLVLGSRPGAVPCPRCGHTSTEQVSAFSATACRELRRCPACREPFEHVKEI
- a CDS encoding 3-hydroxyacyl-CoA dehydrogenase family protein, which encodes MNAVPKILAVVGGGRMGAGIAQVFAAAGATVTLVERDPAAAAAARERIATGLRRAAERGRLADDATVVLDRVEVAAEVAAVPPAAELVIEAVPEDAALKTRVLAAAEAVVGEHAVLATNTSSLSIGGLADGLRHPERLVGMHFFNPVPASDLVEVVVGPRTADAVRDAAVGWVGALGKTEVVVRDSPGFATSRLGVLLGLEAIRMLQEGVASAEAIDRAMELGYRHPMGPLRSTDLVGLDVRLAIAEHLQRELGDRFAPPQLLRDKVARGELGRKSGQGFYTWGEAR
- the paaC gene encoding 1,2-phenylacetyl-CoA epoxidase subunit PaaC — its product is MGFDVAYEALTDHEDDARWAYGTGFADPLSGVDTAVPDGADRERLAAYCLMLGDDALIMSHRLQQWVTRAPELEDELALANIGLDLLGQARLLLTRAGQVEGAGRDEDALAYQRGAPEFRNVCLAERADDDFAHLVARLLVFATWRLALFDRLAATRDPMLAAIAAKGVKELTYHREWAAQWVVRLGDGTALSHERMRAAADAVAPLTGELFRPHPVESDLAADGLAVDPAGLRGEFDAVLTQVLTAATLTGTVPTAPAGVAAAPGGAVYSGAAGRHGEHTPALAEILDEMQALARSVPGGAW
- a CDS encoding enoyl-CoA hydratase/isomerase family protein — its product is MTATGATAAHDAASASPGGTLLVEELADRVVVTLHRPEARNAINAAMVRDLHQVCAALEERPRLLILTGHGGTFAAGADIAELRERGRDQALQGINSRLFDRIARLPMPTLAAVDGYALGGGAELAYACDLRLASPSATFGNPEPGLGILAAAGACWRLRDLLGASVAKQVLLAGRRLSADDAYRLGLVAEVVPAEELLPRAHALLDRMARSGPLALRLTKLVADASGAHPVTDDLAQAILFESDDKRARMDAFLTGERP
- the paaA gene encoding 1,2-phenylacetyl-CoA epoxidase subunit PaaA, with the protein product MTTDAQERVFTETIEKDQRVEPRDWMPDGYRKTMIRQIAQHAHSEIIGMQPEGEWITRAPSLRRKAILLAKVQDEAGHGLYLYSAAETLGADRGDLTVRLIEGRQKYSSIFNYPTLSFADVGVIGWLVDGAAICNQVPLCRSSYGPYARAMIRICKEESFHQRQGYELLLTMMGGTAAQRAMVQDAVDRWWWPSLMMFGPPDADSPNTAQSMAWKIKRHTNDELRQRFVDMTVPQAQALGVTLPDPDLRWNPEREHYDFGAVDWSELKRVISGDGPLNRQRIARRREAHEDGAWVREAAAAHAAKRGGGAGND
- a CDS encoding SAM-dependent methyltransferase, whose product is MSDEKMWDDRYSGSDRVWSGRPNDALVREVADLTPGTVLDLGCGEGGDAIWLAGHGWRVTAVDISRVALARAAEHAAAAGVADRVTFEHRDLAAGLPEGAYDLVSAQFLHSHGDLPRERILREAAARVAPGGLLLVEGHADPAPWADRHDHGDLRLPKPAEVLADLRLAPHEWEVLVCAEHDRVQDGPDGRPVTRTDSTVKVRRRAAAPPS
- a CDS encoding thiolase family protein, producing MPEAFLVGGVRTPQGRYGGALAGVRPDDLAALVVGAAVRRAGVPVDALDEVVLGAANQAGEDNRNVARMAVLLAGLPDAVPAYTVNRLCASGLTAIGAAAQAVRAGDADVVVAGGVESMTRAPWVMAKPGTPWARPGEVADTSLGWRFTNPRFAEADRAVPGDAGPEQRRVTLSMGETAEEVAALDGISRADSDAFALRSHQRAVAAIDAGRFGDEVVPVPVTGGEFGTDEIPRRDTSLERLGALRPVFRPGGVVTAGTSSPLSDGAAAVVVASADAVRRYGLTPRARVVTTASAGVSPQLMGLGPVPATEQALARAGWQVGDLDAVELNEAFAVQALAVIRRLKLDEDRVNADGGAIALGHPLGCSGARLAVTLLGRMERENARRALATLCVGVGQGVAMLLERP
- a CDS encoding methyl-accepting chemotaxis protein encodes the protein MAVSLLATVAALALIGLAVVVRGDRQRRAALAHTAEVLERAVAGDLAVRAELRGRGEAARATAAVNGVLDAFAGVVREAGAETTRLSTAAVRLGDLVNELVTGAQSSVQASGDILRASQEVSENISTLASGSEEMGASIQEISRSASEAVTVAAAAMAAQVDASRIMTKLGESSAQIGDVVQVITSIAEQTNLLALNATIEAARAGEMGKGFAVVASEVKDLAQETAKATEDITARVGTIQADTSGVVSSITEIGEVIDRVNGYQTTIASAVEQQHATAGMMTGSIVAASARAGEIAEAMAVIAQTRTSATATMEETGVVAQELKSAGTALQSAVGRFKL
- the paaE gene encoding 1,2-phenylacetyl-CoA epoxidase subunit PaaE — translated: MAAGDFHRLRVAAVERLCADAVAVTFDVPPELADAYTFRPGQSLTVRHAVGGADERRTYSICAPVGAAPRIGVREVPGGLVSHWLVHEVRPGDEVEVAGPSGTFTPDVEAGGRHVLIGAGSGITPLLSIAASLLSHSDAQVSILYGNRRAETVMFAEELADLKDAHPSRLELIHLLSREAREVELLSGRLDAAKLRTLLPLLIDVAGVDHWWLCGPFGLVADAQHVLGEFGVASEQVHRELFWVDEAPPEPVRGESTVAGPSSEVTVVLDGRSTTVTVAEDATILEGAQRSRPDLPFACKGGVCGTCRARVVEGDVRMRRNFALEPAEVAAGYVLTCQSTPTSAKVIVDFDD